CTCATGCTGCTTCTGATGCTCAAGGTCGTCGGCGAGATCTGGCGCGGCCGCGGCTTTTACGCCGAGGTGCGGCCGCACTGGTCGCAATTTCTCGAGCGCTTCAGCGCCGTTTACGCCGCCAGCATGGTGCTGCGCTACATTCTGACCATGAGCTTACAGCCGGAGATGCGCTGGTTCGGCGGCGTCATCCCGATTACCTTTCATTTCGTCTTAGCCGCGTTTGTTTATGTCTTGGGACGCTATCATCGCACCGCCGACTGATTTGCATGGCTCCACCTCGCATGTTAGAAACTGGCTAGTTTTGGAGGATGAAATGGATTTTCAGCAACTGGCGGACAAGGCACTGCGAGGCATTCTTCCCGAGCGCGAAGAGTTGCACGAAATACTCAACGCGCCGGACGAACAGCTGCCGGAAATTTTGAGCGCCGCCTTCAAAGTGCGCCACCACTACTACGGCAAACGCGTGCAGATTCACGTTTTGCAAAACGCCAAGAGCGGCCTGTGTCCGGAAGACTGCCACTACTGCTCGCAATCGTCGGTGTCCGACGCGCCGGTGGAAAAATACACCTTCATGCCCAAGGCGCAGCTGGTCGAAAGCGCCAAGCAGGCCAAAGCCGCCGGCGCCGTGCGCTTCTGCATCGTCAACAGCGGGCGCGGCCCGACCAACAAAGAGATCGATGAGATTACCGACGCGGTGCGCGAGATCCGCGCCCAAACCGGCATGAACGTCTGCTGCTCGCTCGGCTTGATGAACGAAGACAAGACGCAAAAACTCGCCGCCGCCGGCGTCGGCCGGGTCAATCATAATTTGAACACCAGCCGCGAGCATCACGCCGAGATCGTCACCACGCACACCTACGACGACCGCGTCGCGACCATCGAAAGCGTCAAGAGCGCCGGCATCGGCACCTGCTCCGGCGGGATTATTGGAATGGGCGAAAGCGACGACGACATCATCAACCTAGCAATGACGCTGCGCGCCATGGACATCGACTCGATCCCGGTAAATTTTTTGAACTCAATTCCCAAGACGCCGTTCGAGAAAAAAAGAGAGCTGACGCCGCAACGCTGCTTAAAAACTCTCTGCTTGTTCCGCTTCGTCAACCCGAGCAAAGAAATCCGCGTCGCCGGCGGCCGGGAAGTTAACTTGCGCTCGCTGCAACCCTTAAGCCTTTACCCAGCCAACTCGATGTTCGTCAACGGCTACCTGACAACCCCAGGCCAAGACGCCACCGACGCGCACCAAATGATCCGCGATCTCGGCTTCGAGCTCGATCAGCCGGCGGCGATCTGAGTCGGAGATTGGTTTAACCGCAAAAAGCTTAGCGCAGCAGAGCCGCAACGGAAATTCGGAATACCTCTCGCTAAGACGCCAAGCCCGCAAAGGTCGGAACAACGAGATAATCATTAAGTAAGTATATAAATGTTTACCCTCCGAACTTTGCGTCTTTGCGCCTTTGCGAGAGGCGTATCCGAATCGGAAAAGACTTGTGCGTGGCGCGCAAATTTTCAAATATTGCAGTGCAAAGGTCGCAAAGAAATTCACCTCAAGACTTAGCAGCGACGACTCGTCTTTGGCTCACCCGGCGTTAGCTGCGATGGACTTGATCTCCACCTTTAGCATCCTGATCCCAATCTTTGCAGCAATTTCGGTTACAGAATTTATCGCCGCGATCTTCTGGTGGCCATTCTATTTCCGAAGCGGCGTTCAGATATATCGGCGAGAAAT
This is a stretch of genomic DNA from Deltaproteobacteria bacterium. It encodes these proteins:
- the bioB gene encoding biotin synthase BioB, whose amino-acid sequence is MDFQQLADKALRGILPEREELHEILNAPDEQLPEILSAAFKVRHHYYGKRVQIHVLQNAKSGLCPEDCHYCSQSSVSDAPVEKYTFMPKAQLVESAKQAKAAGAVRFCIVNSGRGPTNKEIDEITDAVREIRAQTGMNVCCSLGLMNEDKTQKLAAAGVGRVNHNLNTSREHHAEIVTTHTYDDRVATIESVKSAGIGTCSGGIIGMGESDDDIINLAMTLRAMDIDSIPVNFLNSIPKTPFEKKRELTPQRCLKTLCLFRFVNPSKEIRVAGGREVNLRSLQPLSLYPANSMFVNGYLTTPGQDATDAHQMIRDLGFELDQPAAI